From Mycolicibacterium nivoides, a single genomic window includes:
- a CDS encoding DUF1361 domain-containing protein has product MTEARGILLVVSLMATTALTLALGITDPAAPMSYPTKFLVWNLVLAWIPMVVAIAFDLVERRLWLLPLGLAWLAFLPNAPYLVTDLVHLGEGYELWRHVLQYGFAAWTGILLGVVSLLLVHQRIDDEFGVFWGWLAAVLSVTACAVGVVIGRFQRWNSWDLVTQPDAVVAATFDWMRSPLSYVQSTGVAIAVAAFFGLAYLTIWALNGLNVRR; this is encoded by the coding sequence ATGACCGAAGCCCGTGGCATCCTGCTGGTCGTGTCGCTGATGGCGACCACAGCACTGACCCTCGCTCTGGGGATCACCGATCCGGCCGCACCGATGTCCTACCCGACCAAGTTTCTCGTGTGGAACCTGGTGCTGGCATGGATCCCGATGGTCGTCGCGATCGCGTTCGATCTGGTCGAGCGCCGGTTGTGGCTGCTGCCACTGGGTCTGGCGTGGTTGGCGTTCCTGCCCAATGCGCCCTATCTCGTGACTGATCTCGTCCACCTCGGCGAGGGCTACGAACTGTGGCGCCACGTGCTGCAGTACGGGTTCGCCGCGTGGACCGGGATCCTGCTCGGCGTCGTGTCTCTCCTGCTCGTGCATCAGCGCATCGACGACGAGTTCGGCGTGTTCTGGGGCTGGTTGGCCGCCGTCCTGTCCGTTACGGCGTGCGCGGTCGGCGTGGTCATCGGACGGTTCCAGCGCTGGAACTCCTGGGATCTGGTAACCCAGCCGGACGCGGTGGTCGCGGCGACGTTCGACTGGATGCGCTCACCGCTGTCCTACGTGCAGTCGACGGGCGTGGCGATAGCGGTCGCGGCTTTCTTCGGGTTGGCCTATCTGACGATCTGGGCACTCAACGGATTGAATGTGCGCAGATAG